The genomic stretch CCGAGGCCAGCGACTGTTCGGGAACGGTGAACAAGGCCGAGGTCTTGTTGGCGATCTCCGATGTCAGGAACTCGACCGGAGACATCCCGGGGGTCCACTCCAAGCTGATGCCGGGCAGTCCACCGGTGATCAGGTGGGCGTCGATGGCTTCGGCACCGCTGAGCCCGGTCACGGCCGCGGTCTCAGCGAGGTTGAACGGGCCGAGGACCATGTTGGCGGCCCTGCCGTAGAACGGCCGGTCGTACTCGGTGAACCGTTGCATCATGTGCAGGTCACTGCCGAGCAGCAGCAGCAGAACGGGCTTGCGGGAGAGGATCCTGTCCCAGGCGACTTGCAGGTGCCCGTCGAAGGTCGGGTCCTGTTCCGACACCCACGGCAGCTCATCGAAGACGACGATGCTCGGCTCGTCGGGCAGCACGCCGGCGAGGACTCGCAGCATGTCGCCCCAACCGCTCGACGGCGGCAAGGACGGCAGGATCTCTCGGCTGGTCGAGGTCGGCACCGAGGAGTCCCGCAGCGCGCCGAGGAAATGACCGACCGATTCGGCACTCGACGCGCCTTTGACCGCAGTGTAGAAGCAATACGACAGATCCGCTCGATCGCACAGTTCCTGAACCAGTCGCGACTTCCCGACCTGGCGGCGCCCGCGGATCGCGACGGCACGGCCCTCCCCCGTACGCCGGACGCGCTCAAGCTCTTTGCCGAGCTGTTCGAGCTCGGCGCGACGGCCCACGAACATCGGCGCCTCCGAAGCTAGATGCAATCTTACTTCGGCTCAATCTAGCAAAGAGGCGCCCGCCAACGACCGAGCCACGTTGACCGCGTTCAGGCTGGGACGCGGGACGGGGCGGTGCGCTGGTCCATCTCCGCCGTGTACGTGACCTGGCGGCCCTTGCCCAGCCCTTTGGCCTCGTACATCGCGACGTCGGCCCGGCGCAGCAGCTCGTCGGTGGTGTCGCCGGGGCGGGCGGGGGCCAGGCCGATGCTGGACTCGACGACCAGTTCGTGGCCGCCCGCGTGCACCGACCGGCGCAGCTGGGACGCGATCGCGGCGAGCGTCCGGGTGGCGTCGCCGGGCAGCAGCAGCGCGTACTCGTCGCCGCCCTGGCGGGCCACCAGGCTTCCCGGGGGTAGCTGGGCCCGGATCGTGCCGGCCACGGCGACCAGCAGCTCGTCGCCGACCGCGTGGCCGAGGTCGTCGTTGATGGCCTTGAAGTCGTCGAGGTCGATCAGGGCGACGCTGACGCCGGACGGGTCCCCGGCCAGCGCCTCGGTGATCTCGCGGGCCAGCACCGTGCGGTTGGCCAGGCCGGTGAGCGCGTCGTTGCCGGCCTGGTGGGCCAGTTCGCGCTGCCGGGCGTCGAGGTCGTCGAGCAGGCGGGCGTTGTCGCGCAGGGCGATCAGCTGGCGGGTGGCGACCAGCAACGTGACGGTCACCGAGCCGATCGCGACCGCGAGCAGGTCGGCGGTGTGCCCGGCGGCGCTGCTGAGCAGCAGGCCCGCGGTGGCGAGCACGGCCGCGTACGGCATGGGACTGAGCCGCCGCATTGCCGGGCGCGGAAACGGCCGGGTGAGACGGCCGGCGCGCAGCTGCCGGTCGGCGGCCAGGCTGAGGCAGAAGCAGGTGGCCGGCAGCAGGACGTGCGTGGTGTTCAGGTGCGGCTTGGCTGCCAGCAGCGGGGCCAGCGAGCCACCGCCGGCCCCGATCGCGCCTGTAAGGGCCAGCAGGTGCAGGGCGCGCCGGTCGATCGGGCCGGTGCCGGTGAAGGCGACCTTGACGAAGGCCAGCACGCACAGGAAGCCGGCCGCGAGCACGATGAGGACCGAGAACGAGCCGGCGACGCTGCCGCCCAGCCAGCTCTCCCAGCGCCGGTACGCCAGGTGCCAGGTGCCAGTGCCAGGTGAACGTGAGCACGGTGACGATGTCGAGGCCGAAGCGGGTCCATTCGATGCCGCTGCGCCGGGCGCCCGGGATGCGCAGCAGGCCCGCCACGAAGACGATCAGCCCGCAGATGTAGATCGCGGCGGTGAGCCCGCTGATGTGCTGGCCGGCCTCGGCGCCGCTGAAGTAGTCCCACGCGTTGGAGGCCAGGGTGTGCGTCAGCCGGAACGGGGGCACCGTGTCCCCGCCGGCGGCGCTCGTCCTTCCCACTGCGTTCCCATCGGCTCGACACCGCCGCGGGCTGACTGCCCCCCGGGGCTATCCGGGGCACAGGGTACCGCCGTGATCGGATTGAGCAAAGGGCACGAACGTCGTAGGCCCGATCCTCCCCTTTGCGGAAACGGCAAGGTAGCATGCACTAAATGCAGGAGATTTCGGACGTCGTACGGCAGCGGATCCGTGGTCTGCGGCAGGCCCGCGGGTGGAGCCTCGACGCGCTGGCCGTCCGCTGTCACCTCAGCCCGTCCACGCTGAGCCGGATCGAGACCGGGCGCCGGCGCATCGACCTGGAGCAGCTGGTGGCGCTGGCCCGCGCCCTCGACACCACGATCGACCACCTGGTCGAGCCGGTCGACGACGCCGACGTCATCATCCGGCCGATGCAGCATCAGGAGCCGGGGCTGACGACGTGGGTGCTGTCGCGCGAGCCGGCCCGCAACAGCGGCAGCCACGTGGCGAAGATGCGGATCACGCCGGAACGCCGTACGGGACCGGAGTTTCAGGCCGTGCATCCGGGGCGGGAATGGTTCACCGTGATCAGCGGGACGGCCCTGCTCTTCCTCGGCGAGCGGCAGATCCCGGTCGCGGCGGGCAACGCGGCCGAGTTCTCCACGATGATTCCGCACTCGATCGGCGCGGTCGGTGGACCCGTCGAGATCCTCACGATCTTTGACCAGGAGGGCGAGCGGGCCCA from Paractinoplanes brasiliensis encodes the following:
- a CDS encoding ATP-binding protein, with protein sequence MFVGRRAELEQLGKELERVRRTGEGRAVAIRGRRQVGKSRLVQELCDRADLSYCFYTAVKGASSAESVGHFLGALRDSSVPTSTSREILPSLPPSSGWGDMLRVLAGVLPDEPSIVVFDELPWVSEQDPTFDGHLQVAWDRILSRKPVLLLLLGSDLHMMQRFTEYDRPFYGRAANMVLGPFNLAETAAVTGLSGAEAIDAHLITGGLPGISLEWTPGMSPVEFLTSEIANKTSALFTVPEQSLASEFPAPDTARRVLEAVGGNGSRTFSNIAAAAGDRAGPVSSGTLSPLLHRLVGEKQILAVDKPLSTKPSKLAQYRIADSNLRLYLAILRDVHQLILRDRTAAARSVLEARWSSWRGHAVEPLVRDALAIAAGAGALPWTETWEVGGWWNRQANSEIDLVGADRAPVASRIAFAGSVKWQDGPFDRHHLDELRRDVPMIPGFEPGVGGLVVVSRSGVDLPAGAVDLIWGPGDIVRAWSV
- a CDS encoding GGDEF domain-containing protein, whose product is MLAAGFLCVLAFVKVAFTGTGPIDRRALHLLALTGAIGAGGGSLAPLLAAKPHLNTTHVLLPATCFCLSLAADRQLRAGRLTRPFPRPAMRRLSPMPYAAVLATAGLLLSSAAGHTADLLAVAIGSVTVTLLVATRQLIALRDNARLLDDLDARQRELAHQAGNDALTGLANRTVLAREITEALAGDPSGVSVALIDLDDFKAINDDLGHAVGDELLVAVAGTIRAQLPPGSLVARQGGDEYALLLPGDATRTLAAIASQLRRSVHAGGHELVVESSIGLAPARPGDTTDELLRRADVAMYEAKGLGKGRQVTYTAEMDQRTAPSRVPA
- a CDS encoding helix-turn-helix domain-containing protein, with product MQEISDVVRQRIRGLRQARGWSLDALAVRCHLSPSTLSRIETGRRRIDLEQLVALARALDTTIDHLVEPVDDADVIIRPMQHQEPGLTTWVLSREPARNSGSHVAKMRITPERRTGPEFQAVHPGREWFTVISGTALLFLGERQIPVAAGNAAEFSTMIPHSIGAVGGPVEILTIFDQEGERAHAAQ